One window of Triticum dicoccoides isolate Atlit2015 ecotype Zavitan chromosome 5A, WEW_v2.0, whole genome shotgun sequence genomic DNA carries:
- the LOC119299831 gene encoding uncharacterized protein LOC119299831 isoform X1, whose product MVGVVQLSVRIQISPPCYISPSTETVFLLLFFLFTTKLMQMLLVKGLETGSSSGRFFEKFQVLGNCKLFQPGGNCTQHGGWYPSSFPFNKCYFSNRTQHGYGRGYFSAISPHTCTSDDNAMVARAGLPLQDLEFVQFHPTGIYGAGCLITEGSRGEGGILRNSKAERFMERYAPTANDLASRDVVSRSMTN is encoded by the exons ATGGTGGGCGTTGTCCAGTTGTCCGTACGAATCCAGATTTCCCCTCCCTGCTACATCTCTCCTTCCACCGAGACTGTCTTCTTATTGCTGTTTTTTCTTTTTACTACCAAATTGATGCAGATGCTATTAGTGAAAGGATTGGAGACTGGGTCTAGTAGTGGTAGGTTTTTTGAGAAATTCCAAGTGCTCGGGAATTGCAAATTGTTTCAGCCAG GGGGTAATTGCACCCAACATGGAGGATGGTACCCTTCATCGTTTCCTTTCAACAAATGCTATTTTAGCAACAGGA CTCAACATGGTTATGGCAGAGGTTACTTCTCTGCTATTTCACCTCACACATGTACTAGTGATGACAATGCTATGGTTGCACGTGCTGGGTTACCCCTTCAG GATCTTGAGTTTGTGCAGTTCCATCCTACAGGCATTTACGGTGCTGGATGCCTTATAACCGAAG GTTCCCGGGGCGAAGGTGGTATTCTTAGGAACAGCAAAGCTGAGAGGTTCATGGAACGATATGCCCCTACCGCCAATGATCTGGCATCTCGTGATGTTGTTTCTAGATCTATGACTAATTGA
- the LOC119299831 gene encoding succinate dehydrogenase [ubiquinone] flavoprotein subunit, mitochondrial-like isoform X3: MLLVKGLETGSSSGRFFEKFQVLGNCKLFQPGGNCTQHGGWYPSSFPFNKCYFSNRTQHGYGRGYFSAISPHTCTSDDNAMVARAGLPLQDLEFVQFHPTGIYGAGCLITEGSRGEGGILRNSKAERFMERYAPTANDLASRDVVSRSMTN, from the exons ATGCTATTAGTGAAAGGATTGGAGACTGGGTCTAGTAGTGGTAGGTTTTTTGAGAAATTCCAAGTGCTCGGGAATTGCAAATTGTTTCAGCCAG GGGGTAATTGCACCCAACATGGAGGATGGTACCCTTCATCGTTTCCTTTCAACAAATGCTATTTTAGCAACAGGA CTCAACATGGTTATGGCAGAGGTTACTTCTCTGCTATTTCACCTCACACATGTACTAGTGATGACAATGCTATGGTTGCACGTGCTGGGTTACCCCTTCAG GATCTTGAGTTTGTGCAGTTCCATCCTACAGGCATTTACGGTGCTGGATGCCTTATAACCGAAG GTTCCCGGGGCGAAGGTGGTATTCTTAGGAACAGCAAAGCTGAGAGGTTCATGGAACGATATGCCCCTACCGCCAATGATCTGGCATCTCGTGATGTTGTTTCTAGATCTATGACTAATTGA